One region of Lebetimonas natsushimae genomic DNA includes:
- the panC gene encoding pantoate--beta-alanine ligase — translation MKILNSPAKASEYRKSLKGSVGFVPTMGALHEGHLSLIKKAKSENDFVIVSIFVNPTQFLPGEDFNKYPRRLEADFEICKRAGVDAVFTPTPENMYSEDEILIKAPKVKGYILEGFFRPGHFDGVLQVVNKLFNIIRPTRAYFGKKDAQQLYLIKQMVKNFFFDIEIIECDTVREKDGLALSSRNIYLSEIERNRALSISKALKRAAKLSASIKDTEKIKEEMLKILDVDEMQYIAFVDRDFNYIKEIIPGNTIILIAAKVGETRLIDNIFI, via the coding sequence ATGAAAATTTTGAATTCACCTGCCAAAGCCTCAGAATACAGAAAATCTCTAAAAGGTTCTGTCGGATTTGTACCTACAATGGGCGCATTACACGAAGGGCATTTGAGTTTAATCAAAAAAGCTAAAAGCGAAAATGATTTTGTAATAGTTTCAATATTTGTAAACCCTACCCAGTTTTTACCCGGGGAGGATTTTAACAAATACCCAAGAAGGCTTGAAGCGGACTTTGAAATATGTAAACGTGCGGGGGTAGATGCCGTTTTTACTCCGACACCCGAGAATATGTACAGTGAAGATGAAATTTTAATAAAAGCCCCGAAAGTAAAAGGCTATATTCTTGAAGGTTTTTTCAGACCGGGACATTTTGACGGTGTTTTGCAGGTTGTAAATAAACTTTTTAATATTATCCGCCCAACAAGGGCATATTTTGGGAAAAAAGATGCACAGCAGCTATATTTAATTAAACAGATGGTAAAAAACTTCTTTTTTGACATTGAAATAATAGAATGTGACACAGTAAGGGAAAAAGACGGACTGGCTCTCTCAAGCAGAAACATATATTTAAGCGAAATTGAAAGAAATAGGGCTCTGAGTATTTCAAAAGCACTAAAAAGAGCTGCAAAACTCTCAGCATCAATTAAAGACACGGAAAAAATAAAAGAAGAAATGCTAAAAATTTTAGATGTTGATGAAATGCAGTATATAGCCTTTGTTGACAGGGATTTTAATTATATAAAAGAAATAATTCCGGGAAATACTATTATTTTAATTGCAGCAAAAGTAGGAGAAACAAGACTAATTGATAATATTTTTATCTAA
- the prfB gene encoding peptide chain release factor 2 has translation MDAFEYSELIKELENKLNNIKAILKPEIIKKRLSEIEKMENDPEFWNDPKKSAKIQKEKNILTKKLNQFLEVEKELMDNKDMYELASMEEDEDTLNEVFEEAEKLKNKIRELEIEVMLSDENDAKNAIITIHPGAGGTESHDWASMLYRMYLRFAERKGWKVKVLDYQAGDEAGIKDATILVEGDNAYGYLKAENGIHRLVRVSPFDSGGRRHTSFASVQVSPEIDDDIEIEIDPKDIRLDVFRASGAGGQHVNKTESAVRITHIPTGIVVSCQQDRSQHKNKEMAFKMLKSKLYELELEKRKAEEDGKPKDEMGWGHQIRSYVLFPYQQIKDNRSNKAYSKVDDILDGDLQEVIEDVLISQKEKS, from the coding sequence ATGGACGCATTTGAATATTCAGAACTTATTAAAGAACTTGAAAATAAATTAAACAATATAAAGGCTATTTTAAAACCTGAGATAATAAAAAAAAGACTCTCTGAAATAGAGAAAATGGAAAATGATCCTGAATTTTGGAATGATCCTAAAAAAAGTGCAAAAATCCAAAAAGAAAAAAATATTTTAACTAAAAAATTAAATCAGTTTCTTGAAGTTGAAAAAGAACTTATGGACAATAAGGATATGTATGAATTAGCCAGCATGGAAGAAGATGAAGATACTTTAAATGAAGTTTTTGAAGAAGCCGAGAAGCTTAAAAATAAAATTAGAGAACTTGAAATCGAAGTAATGCTAAGTGATGAAAACGATGCTAAAAATGCGATTATCACCATTCACCCGGGTGCCGGCGGGACAGAAAGCCACGACTGGGCCAGCATGCTTTACAGGATGTATTTAAGGTTTGCTGAGAGAAAAGGCTGGAAGGTAAAAGTGCTTGATTATCAGGCTGGTGATGAAGCCGGAATAAAAGATGCCACTATTTTGGTAGAGGGCGATAATGCATATGGTTATTTAAAGGCGGAAAACGGAATTCACAGGCTTGTGAGGGTTTCACCGTTTGACAGCGGTGGAAGGCGTCACACATCATTCGCTTCAGTTCAGGTTTCCCCTGAAATTGATGATGATATAGAAATCGAAATAGACCCAAAAGATATAAGACTCGATGTGTTCAGGGCGAGCGGGGCCGGAGGTCAGCACGTAAACAAAACTGAAAGTGCTGTAAGGATTACCCATATTCCAACGGGAATAGTGGTTTCCTGTCAGCAGGACAGAAGTCAGCATAAAAATAAAGAGATGGCATTTAAAATGTTAAAGTCAAAACTTTATGAACTGGAACTTGAAAAAAGAAAAGCTGAGGAAGACGGAAAACCCAAAGATGAAATGGGTTGGGGGCATCAGATTAGAAGTTATGTACTTTTCCCTTATCAGCAAATAAAAGATAATAGAAGTAACAAGGCATATTCAAAAGTCGACGATATATTAGACGGAGACTTGCAGGAAGTTATAGAAGATGTGCTAATTTCTCAGAAGGAGAAAAGCTGA
- a CDS encoding type II secretion system protein: MDNGKFKKSFTLIEMIFVIVILTFIAIGSFNLISKLYKRNYIAKTTSDFEYFSQQLTDQLSILLYNRIPLSVIGYDGHNFKYIGNIDEKDNFPIIEWIGELDEAKTGLNLSGFADLYASNKPKLKALDFNSVFINDILHNKYNTADNLDKLTAIIFAGSFDKGEEEAESDEQNAFGWHGNEHKYVFTISNYSQNGSNCDLSLDNTDNKRIYEKFYLADSAYTLALGKDIDINTKCIQNLHLKKSNINNTLFLFYNFRPWRGETFCADNNGNPEGNVTVMAQNVKGFKFKKVNSHLEMFFTFFKNRGDINISVSKQKVVF, translated from the coding sequence ATGGATAATGGAAAATTTAAAAAAAGTTTTACTTTAATTGAAATGATTTTTGTTATTGTTATTTTGACTTTCATTGCTATTGGAAGTTTTAATCTGATTTCAAAATTATATAAAAGAAATTATATAGCAAAAACTACATCAGATTTTGAATATTTTTCCCAGCAGTTGACTGATCAGCTCTCAATTTTGCTTTATAACAGAATTCCTTTAAGCGTAATAGGATATGACGGTCATAATTTTAAATATATTGGTAATATAGATGAAAAAGACAATTTTCCAATAATTGAATGGATTGGAGAATTGGATGAAGCAAAAACAGGACTTAATTTAAGCGGATTTGCAGATTTATATGCAAGTAATAAACCGAAACTTAAAGCACTTGATTTTAATTCAGTTTTTATTAATGATATTTTGCATAACAAATATAATACAGCAGACAATTTGGATAAATTAACGGCAATTATTTTTGCAGGTAGTTTTGATAAAGGGGAGGAAGAAGCGGAAAGTGATGAACAAAATGCATTTGGATGGCATGGAAATGAACATAAATATGTTTTTACTATTTCGAATTATTCGCAGAATGGAAGTAACTGCGATTTGAGTTTGGATAATACAGATAACAAAAGAATCTATGAAAAATTTTATTTAGCTGATTCCGCTTATACTTTAGCCCTTGGAAAAGATATTGATATAAATACTAAATGTATTCAAAATTTGCATTTAAAAAAGAGTAATATAAATAATACACTCTTTTTATTTTATAATTTTAGACCGTGGAGAGGTGAAACGTTTTGTGCGGATAATAACGGAAATCCCGAAGGCAATGTTACAGTTATGGCTCAAAATGTAAAAGGGTTTAAATTTAAAAAAGTAAATTCTCATCTTGAAATGTTTTTTACATTTTTCAAAAACAGGGGTGACATAAATATAAGTGTATCTAAACAAAAGGTAGTGTTTTGA
- a CDS encoding type II secretion system protein, whose translation MRAFSLIELIFVLVIMGILAFVGMQFIPNETPLSDAEILKKLILNKKTNALGYKIYGENNDTCIRLSKGDINNEEKLSRVKYKFKSSIKINGLSSDLLCFDYKGRPYDGEVDEKMKNLLRNFVTITLNYKNKEKNLTIYPMSGDIR comes from the coding sequence ATGAGAGCTTTTAGTTTAATAGAACTTATATTTGTATTGGTAATTATGGGAATACTTGCATTTGTGGGGATGCAGTTTATTCCAAACGAAACTCCATTAAGTGATGCAGAAATTCTAAAAAAACTTATTTTAAATAAAAAGACAAATGCTTTGGGTTATAAAATTTATGGTGAAAACAACGATACATGTATAAGACTCAGTAAAGGAGATATCAATAATGAAGAAAAACTCTCAAGAGTAAAGTATAAATTCAAATCAAGTATAAAAATTAATGGTTTAAGCAGTGATTTGTTGTGTTTTGATTATAAAGGCAGACCTTATGACGGAGAAGTTGATGAGAAAATGAAGAATCTGCTTAGAAATTTTGTTACAATAACATTAAATTATAAAAATAAAGAAAAAAATTTAACAATTTATCCAATGAGCGGAGATATAAGGTAA
- a CDS encoding type II secretion system protein GspD, with amino-acid sequence MKKIILIILIFASVFANSCNRKLFTIHIKNPVKFSDVLSDVSNECNLNIIIKDNKALNILNSDINFVNVENVTLKDLLDTLFDVKNLFYKIDGNKLYISYYKTKTFKLDFVPNSITGVSNVDTTDNSVKTDYNFNFWQNLQNNLVNILSNIDKDYKKPVIDKNAGLITITANKIQMDKIKKYLNKLSNRLHKEVLIDVKIYSVELSKSHQTGIDWSKLNISLTDSSVPMNHFAKETFGKESIFNTATFNLSGFLNFLAQNGNVNSISNPKIVTLNNQKALIRIGDTIYYKYADEITTDSNGNPTASYEINSTFVGVVLDITPQISDDEVIILSISPRISSFKDPNQLTDSKRDMPPDTKDNSLISVVRMKDNQTLVLGGLITDDSNIKVNGVPVLKEIPLIKYLFSSKEEISSKKELVFVITPHIIDLNTEKTLKDYGYKKLPTLEDLNVK; translated from the coding sequence ATGAAAAAAATAATATTAATAATTTTAATATTTGCCTCTGTTTTTGCAAATAGCTGCAATAGAAAACTTTTTACAATTCATATAAAAAATCCTGTAAAATTCAGTGACGTTTTATCTGATGTTTCAAATGAATGTAATTTAAATATTATTATAAAAGATAATAAGGCATTAAATATTTTAAATTCTGATATTAATTTTGTAAATGTTGAAAATGTTACATTAAAAGATTTATTAGATACTTTATTTGATGTAAAAAATTTATTTTATAAAATAGACGGCAATAAATTATATATTTCTTATTATAAAACTAAAACATTCAAACTTGATTTTGTACCAAATTCCATAACAGGTGTGTCTAATGTAGATACTACAGATAATTCTGTAAAAACGGATTATAACTTTAATTTTTGGCAAAATTTACAAAATAATCTTGTAAATATTTTATCAAATATCGATAAAGATTATAAAAAGCCTGTAATTGATAAAAATGCCGGTCTTATTACTATAACTGCAAACAAAATTCAAATGGATAAAATAAAAAAATATCTAAATAAATTAAGTAATAGACTGCATAAAGAAGTTTTAATAGATGTAAAAATTTACAGTGTCGAGCTTTCTAAATCTCATCAGACTGGAATAGACTGGTCAAAATTAAATATTTCATTAACTGATTCTTCAGTCCCTATGAATCATTTTGCAAAAGAAACATTCGGTAAAGAATCTATTTTTAATACTGCTACATTTAATTTATCAGGGTTTTTAAATTTTTTGGCGCAAAATGGAAATGTTAATTCTATTTCAAATCCTAAAATTGTAACACTGAATAATCAAAAAGCTTTAATTAGAATAGGAGATACAATTTATTATAAATATGCTGATGAAATTACCACCGATTCTAATGGAAATCCTACTGCTTCGTATGAAATAAATTCTACTTTTGTAGGAGTTGTATTGGATATTACCCCGCAAATCAGTGATGATGAAGTTATTATACTCAGTATAAGTCCTAGAATCAGTTCTTTTAAAGATCCGAACCAATTAACAGATTCTAAAAGAGATATGCCTCCGGATACAAAAGATAATTCTTTAATTAGTGTTGTAAGAATGAAAGATAATCAGACATTAGTTCTTGGAGGGCTTATTACTGATGATTCAAATATTAAAGTAAACGGAGTGCCTGTTTTAAAAGAAATTCCGTTAATTAAATATCTTTTTTCTTCAAAAGAAGAAATAAGTTCAAAAAAAGAACTTGTTTTTGTAATTACACCTCATATAATAGATTTAAATACTGAAAAAACTTTAAAAGATTATGGATATAAAAAATTACCTACATTAGAGGATTTAAATGTTAAATGA
- a CDS encoding AAA family ATPase codes for MLNDLIHEFSDKIDLNDYFSYVSFEIIKESIISSKSNIIFLLGIPGSGKSFLLNYLYNNFKNYILIDETFESKEEFFKITGDIDNKKILIDEAQLLDIKMLEFLRTLSDRGNQIVFAMHRNEGEKIASLPQFFSRYNEKIYLKPLTYEEFEKYVKSKFIKHNQINLIDNRKLKKIYKLCKGNFRLCKKIVFTALDLLNFSLKNSLKYNKIDNCILDMSSIKLGLK; via the coding sequence ATGTTAAATGATTTAATACATGAATTTAGCGACAAAATAGATTTAAATGACTATTTCAGTTATGTTAGCTTTGAAATTATTAAAGAATCCATTATTTCTTCTAAATCAAACATAATATTTTTATTAGGTATACCCGGAAGTGGAAAAAGTTTTTTGTTAAATTATTTATATAACAATTTTAAGAATTATATTTTAATTGATGAAACATTCGAAAGTAAAGAAGAGTTTTTTAAAATTACCGGAGATATAGACAATAAAAAAATATTGATAGATGAAGCCCAGTTGCTTGATATCAAAATGTTGGAATTTTTAAGGACTCTCAGTGACAGAGGAAATCAGATCGTTTTTGCCATGCATAGGAATGAGGGGGAGAAAATAGCTTCTTTGCCTCAGTTTTTTTCAAGATATAATGAAAAAATATATTTAAAACCTTTAACATATGAAGAATTTGAGAAATATGTAAAATCAAAATTTATAAAACATAATCAGATTAACTTGATTGATAATAGAAAACTTAAAAAAATATATAAATTGTGCAAAGGTAATTTTAGATTATGTAAAAAAATAGTTTTTACAGCTTTGGATTTACTTAATTTTTCTTTGAAAAATTCACTTAAATATAATAAAATCGATAATTGTATTTTAGATATGAGCAGTATTAAATTGGGACTTAAATGA
- a CDS encoding CDC27 family protein, which translates to MTFFELERECKKRKRKKIFLLIFLIIILLISAVIFNKYKIIDKIKVVTNNKKENNLTVVNKKEKDKNETKIKKNISKIYKIIKTDVIKPIIYLNMKDINVSKIEKKHHKNKLNKKNDFNKTHKFLLNTSTLPSFETCIMLAEKYYKNRDYENALKWAKNANIQNKEDPKSWVIVAKSLYKLNKKDKAVEILQLYYKYTKNKDILNLIERMKNGENF; encoded by the coding sequence ATGACGTTTTTTGAATTAGAAAGAGAGTGTAAGAAAAGAAAAAGAAAAAAAATTTTTTTGTTAATTTTTTTAATAATAATTTTATTAATTAGTGCAGTAATATTTAATAAATATAAAATAATCGATAAAATTAAAGTTGTAACAAATAATAAAAAGGAAAATAATCTAACAGTTGTAAATAAAAAAGAAAAAGATAAAAATGAAACTAAAATTAAAAAAAATATATCTAAAATATATAAAATTATAAAAACAGATGTTATTAAGCCAATAATATATTTGAATATGAAAGATATTAATGTTAGTAAAATTGAAAAAAAACATCACAAAAATAAGTTAAATAAAAAAAATGATTTTAATAAAACACATAAATTTTTATTAAATACTTCCACTTTACCTTCTTTTGAAACATGTATTATGTTGGCTGAAAAATATTATAAAAACAGAGATTATGAAAATGCGTTAAAATGGGCAAAAAACGCGAATATTCAAAATAAAGAAGATCCTAAAAGCTGGGTAATAGTTGCAAAAAGTTTATATAAATTAAATAAAAAAGATAAAGCTGTTGAGATTTTGCAGCTTTATTACAAATATACAAAAAACAAAGATATATTAAATCTAATAGAAAGGATGAAAAATGGGGAAAATTTTTAG
- a CDS encoding GspE/PulE family protein, which translates to MIRQNIRLGDLLIEKGIISEEELNKALEKQKELRERDEYKKLGEILIELGFATEKEILEALSRQLGYPFVDLYGEKIDYDLMSSFPLNLLEKHKILPYKKDNEYIYVATADPLDYEAIETIEKFSPKPLKIYIALSKDINTIIERLKITLSTNELIQKVKNEISQGGGENIAAIDELLDIIIKNAIKERSTDIHIEPGRYNFSVRGRIDGVLREIFSFDKDIYFPLVSKIKLLSNMDISEKRRPQDGRFTKNYDGHIYDFRVSTTPTLHGESVVLRVLDQQKILLRLTELGMSEYNLKRFEKLIHTPYGIVFVTGPTGSGKTTTLYAALNELKGVDKKIITVEDPVEYEIPLIQQIPVNYKIGVTFAVALRSILRQDPDIIMIGEVRDTDTLTASIQAALTGHLVLATLHTNDAPSAITRMVQMGAEPYLVADALIGVVAQRLVRKICPYCKDVYYPSKQELELIKPYLKENITFYKGKGCKECEFTGYLGREMISEVLVINDKLAHLIANNKDKVEILEVAKELGFVSMIEDGIHKIKAGITTIEEILRVVKVDVV; encoded by the coding sequence ATGATCAGACAAAATATAAGACTCGGGGATTTATTAATTGAAAAAGGGATTATAAGTGAAGAAGAGTTAAATAAGGCCCTTGAGAAACAAAAAGAATTAAGAGAAAGAGACGAATATAAGAAACTCGGTGAAATATTAATTGAACTTGGTTTTGCAACTGAAAAAGAGATACTTGAGGCTCTTTCAAGGCAGCTGGGGTATCCGTTTGTAGATCTGTACGGAGAAAAAATAGATTATGATTTAATGAGCTCATTTCCTTTAAATCTGCTTGAAAAACATAAAATTTTGCCATATAAAAAAGATAATGAATATATTTATGTTGCAACAGCCGATCCGCTTGATTATGAAGCAATTGAAACAATAGAAAAATTTTCACCAAAACCATTAAAAATTTACATAGCATTAAGTAAGGATATTAATACAATAATCGAGAGATTAAAAATAACGCTTTCCACTAATGAGCTGATTCAAAAAGTTAAAAATGAAATAAGCCAGGGTGGTGGTGAAAATATAGCTGCAATTGATGAACTTTTGGATATTATTATAAAAAATGCAATAAAAGAACGTTCTACAGATATACATATAGAACCCGGCAGGTATAATTTTTCTGTAAGGGGGAGGATTGACGGAGTATTGAGGGAAATTTTTTCATTTGATAAAGATATTTATTTCCCTCTCGTATCTAAAATAAAACTTCTTTCCAATATGGATATCAGTGAAAAAAGAAGACCTCAAGACGGCAGATTTACAAAGAATTATGATGGCCATATTTATGATTTCAGGGTTTCCACAACTCCTACACTTCACGGGGAAAGTGTGGTTTTAAGAGTGCTTGACCAGCAAAAAATTTTGCTTAGACTAACAGAACTTGGAATGAGTGAATATAATTTGAAAAGATTTGAAAAGCTTATTCATACCCCTTATGGTATTGTATTTGTAACAGGTCCTACAGGAAGCGGTAAAACAACAACTTTATATGCTGCTTTAAATGAATTAAAAGGGGTTGATAAAAAAATCATTACTGTGGAAGATCCTGTGGAATATGAAATACCTTTGATTCAGCAGATTCCTGTAAACTATAAGATAGGTGTAACTTTTGCAGTGGCTCTTAGAAGCATTTTAAGACAGGACCCGGATATCATTATGATTGGTGAAGTAAGAGATACGGATACACTTACAGCTTCTATTCAGGCTGCGCTTACAGGACATTTGGTTTTGGCAACTTTACATACAAACGATGCTCCTAGTGCTATTACAAGGATGGTGCAAATGGGTGCCGAGCCTTATTTGGTGGCAGATGCCCTAATAGGAGTAGTTGCCCAAAGGCTTGTAAGGAAAATATGTCCGTATTGTAAAGACGTATATTACCCGAGTAAACAGGAACTTGAACTAATTAAACCTTATTTAAAAGAGAACATCACATTTTATAAAGGTAAAGGATGTAAAGAATGTGAATTTACAGGATATCTAGGTCGTGAGATGATTAGTGAGGTATTGGTTATAAATGATAAGCTTGCACATTTGATTGCAAATAATAAAGATAAAGTGGAAATATTAGAAGTTGCAAAAGAACTTGGATTTGTAAGTATGATAGAAGATGGTATTCATAAAATCAAAGCAGGTATAACTACCATTGAAGAAATCTTAAGGGTTGTAAAAGTAGATGTGGTTTAA
- a CDS encoding type II secretion system F family protein: protein MWFKITYLSRGKLNSKIIKAKSPNEAVLLLKKRDRRAIVRKIEEIKKESVIDNLLTKLDLAKIDLEEYISVIDQMYVMLDAGLGIDTVLDSIKENIKNKKLKKIFYAIANDIRAGLSLSDSVKKFEKDIGTLSVAMIQLGEETGDIARAMQDLSQILTEILENRKRLKKATRYPVFIIFAMMIAFVVVILFVIPPFKSLFTQLNTELPLPTRFLLWIEYAFENYGLFVLIGALIIFGVLTYLYNSSENARLKMDKLMLKIYIVGPVIKLAMIGRFIFVMQRLIEAGIPIINAVDIALNIVDNRFIYKKLLLIKNSIQMGGTIKQGFKESGLFENMIVQMIAAGEESGALVLMLQKASNYYLGKYRYIVDNIAALIEPILIAAIAGFVFTLALGIFLPMWNLTEAVQ, encoded by the coding sequence ATGTGGTTTAAAATTACTTATTTATCAAGAGGAAAATTAAATAGCAAGATTATTAAGGCAAAAAGTCCTAATGAAGCAGTTTTACTGTTAAAAAAAAGAGATCGAAGAGCGATTGTCAGAAAAATTGAAGAAATAAAAAAAGAATCTGTAATTGATAATTTGTTAACAAAACTTGATTTAGCAAAGATTGATTTGGAAGAATATATCAGTGTAATAGACCAAATGTATGTAATGCTAGATGCGGGGCTAGGTATAGATACTGTTTTAGACAGTATAAAGGAAAATATAAAAAACAAAAAATTAAAAAAAATTTTTTACGCTATTGCCAATGATATAAGGGCAGGACTGTCTCTTAGCGATAGTGTTAAAAAATTTGAAAAAGACATTGGTACGTTGAGTGTAGCCATGATACAACTCGGAGAAGAAACCGGTGATATTGCAAGGGCTATGCAAGATCTTTCTCAAATATTAACGGAAATTTTGGAAAACAGAAAAAGATTAAAAAAGGCAACACGCTATCCTGTTTTTATTATTTTTGCAATGATGATAGCTTTTGTAGTTGTTATACTGTTTGTAATTCCTCCTTTTAAATCACTGTTTACTCAATTGAATACTGAACTTCCTTTACCGACAAGATTTTTATTGTGGATCGAATATGCTTTTGAAAATTATGGGCTTTTTGTATTAATCGGGGCTTTAATAATTTTTGGAGTTTTGACATATCTTTATAATAGCAGTGAGAATGCAAGACTTAAAATGGATAAATTGATGTTAAAGATTTATATTGTCGGACCTGTAATAAAACTTGCAATGATCGGCAGATTTATTTTTGTTATGCAGAGACTTATTGAAGCCGGAATCCCAATTATAAATGCTGTAGATATTGCATTAAATATTGTGGATAACAGGTTTATTTATAAAAAACTTTTGCTTATAAAGAATTCCATTCAAATGGGAGGAACTATAAAACAGGGGTTTAAAGAGAGCGGACTGTTTGAAAATATGATAGTGCAAATGATAGCAGCCGGAGAAGAATCCGGAGCCCTTGTTCTTATGCTGCAAAAAGCCAGTAATTATTATCTTGGTAAATATAGATACATTGTGGACAATATTGCGGCATTGATTGAACCAATTTTAATAGCTGCAATAGCAGGATTTGTGTTTACATTAGCGCTTGGTATATTTTTACCGATGTGGAATCTTACTGAAGCAGTGCAATAG
- a CDS encoding type II secretion system protein, whose protein sequence is MRRGFTLIELIFVIVIIGLLAAVAVPKFVNLKQNAEAAPFYAAIADLNGSGGASAYLNATELNGLADNEINITNLYKFQGSSWALSNNHKVAYYRYKYNDNNSLVADPNFRGYLYYLSNGTVRAYIYCNPNTNEGKAVENYFKKHGLECAGGKTYIIDLATQK, encoded by the coding sequence ATGAGAAGAGGTTTTACATTAATTGAATTGATTTTTGTAATTGTGATTATCGGACTTCTTGCTGCAGTTGCAGTACCTAAATTTGTAAATTTAAAACAAAATGCTGAAGCTGCGCCTTTTTATGCGGCTATAGCCGATTTAAATGGAAGTGGTGGAGCTAGTGCTTATTTGAATGCAACAGAATTGAACGGTTTGGCTGATAATGAAATAAATATTACCAATTTATACAAATTTCAGGGTTCAAGTTGGGCATTAAGCAATAATCATAAAGTTGCATATTATAGGTATAAATATAATGATAATAATTCCCTAGTTGCTGATCCTAATTTTAGAGGATATTTATATTATCTAAGTAACGGGACAGTAAGAGCATATATTTATTGTAATCCTAATACAAATGAGGGTAAAGCTGTTGAAAATTATTTTAAAAAACACGGTTTGGAATGTGCCGGTGGGAAAACTTATATTATTGATTTAGCAACACAAAAATAA
- a CDS encoding type II secretion system protein produces the protein MKKAFTLIELIFVIVIIGLLASVAVPKFTHLTTNAKSSSIKSIITSVQSAIDNIHSQWIVNDDFKWIGADGIDHSSDFDDNTGYPKKLDDGKGTDKLFAYVLKVPVLSCGNKSKGCFEEYDNNKYQYKYNSSKILKFEYNSSNGLIVCDEGNGVSKEECENLLFK, from the coding sequence ATGAAAAAAGCTTTTACATTAATTGAACTTATTTTTGTAATAGTTATAATAGGTCTTCTGGCCTCTGTGGCCGTGCCTAAATTTACACATCTTACTACAAATGCAAAAAGTTCCTCTATAAAATCTATAATTACATCAGTTCAGTCTGCAATTGACAATATCCACTCACAGTGGATTGTAAACGATGACTTTAAATGGATTGGTGCTGACGGAATTGATCATTCAAGCGACTTTGATGATAATACAGGATATCCCAAAAAACTGGATGATGGAAAAGGTACGGATAAACTTTTTGCTTATGTATTGAAAGTTCCGGTTTTATCTTGCGGTAATAAATCAAAAGGATGTTTTGAAGAATATGATAATAATAAATATCAATATAAATACAATTCTTCAAAAATTTTGAAATTTGAATATAATTCTTCAAATGGGCTTATAGTTTGTGATGAGGGAAACGGTGTAAGTAAAGAGGAATGTGAAAATCTACTTTTTAAATAG